In a single window of the Papaver somniferum cultivar HN1 chromosome 8, ASM357369v1, whole genome shotgun sequence genome:
- the LOC113302361 gene encoding LIM domain-containing protein WLIM2b-like, producing MAFSGTMEKCKACDKTVYLVELLTADGKSYHKSCFKCSHCQGKLTISTYSSMEGVLYCKPHFEQLFKQTGGFTAMSSPHSGKSEKNLLPRAPSKLSAFFSGTQDKCATCRKTVYPLEKVSVEGESFHKSCFKCSHGGCSLSASSYAALNGILYCKPHFAQLFKEKGSYNHLIRSASERRNPTPAETEPDRKAESEPEPEPDTADE from the exons ATGGCATTCAGTGGGACAATGGAGAAATGTAAGGCATGTGATAAGACAGTTTATCTGGTTGAATTGCTGACTGCAGATGGTAAATCTTATCATAAATCATGCTTCAAATGCAGCCACTGCCAAGGCAAACTCACG ATTAGCACATACTCCTCCATGGAAGGAGTTCTCTACTGCAAACCTCattttgaacaactcttcaaacAAACTGGTGGTTTCACTGCTATGAGTTCTCCACATT CTGGAAAATCAGAGAAAAATCTTCTG CCTAGAGCTCCAAGCAAGCTCTCAGCTTTCTTCTCTGGTACACAAGACAAATGTGCAACATGCCGTAAAACAGTTTATCCACTTGAGAAG GTGAGCGTGGAAGGAGAGTCCTTCCATAAATCATGTTTTAAGTGTTCCCATGGAGGATGTTCTCTTTCAGCTTCATCCTATGCTGCTTTAAATGGAATTCTCTACTGCAAGCCTCATTTTGCACAACTCTTCAAAGAAAAAGGTAGCTACAATCATCTGATCCGCTCAGCTTCTGAGAGACGTAACCCAACCCCTGCCGAAACAGAGCCAGACCGTAAAGCAGAATCAGAACCAGAACCAGAGCCAGATACTGCAGATGAGTAA